A section of the Agarivorans litoreus genome encodes:
- the rplF gene encoding 50S ribosomal protein L6, with the protein MSRVAKAPVTIPAGVEVNINGQELTVKGSKGTLTRVFNDAVVVTKEENELKFAVVEGASSAQAGTARALSNNMVVGVTDGFEKKLTLLGVGYRAAVKGSVVNLTLGFSHPVDYTLPEGVTAECPSQTEIVLKGADKQVVGQVAADIRAFRPPEPYKGKGVRYSDENVRRKEAKKK; encoded by the coding sequence ATGTCTCGCGTAGCCAAGGCTCCCGTTACAATTCCTGCTGGCGTTGAAGTAAATATCAACGGCCAAGAATTAACGGTTAAAGGTAGCAAAGGTACATTGACTCGCGTTTTTAATGACGCAGTTGTTGTAACGAAAGAAGAAAACGAATTGAAATTTGCTGTAGTTGAAGGTGCTTCTTCAGCTCAAGCAGGTACAGCTCGTGCTCTTAGCAACAACATGGTTGTTGGCGTTACAGACGGGTTTGAGAAAAAGCTAACACTATTGGGTGTTGGTTACCGTGCAGCAGTTAAAGGCTCGGTAGTTAACCTAACTTTAGGTTTTTCTCACCCTGTAGATTACACCTTACCAGAAGGTGTTACAGCAGAGTGTCCATCACAAACTGAAATCGTACTGAAAGGTGCTGATAAGCAAGTTGTTGGTCAGGTAGCAGCAGACATTCGCGCGTTCCGTCCGCCAGAGCCTTACAAAGGTAAAGGTGTTCGTTACTCTGACGAAAATGTTCGCCGTAAAGAGGCTAAGAAGAAGTAG
- the rpsE gene encoding 30S ribosomal protein S5, with protein MSKFEAQAGSDLNEKLIAVNRVSKVVKGGRIFSFTALTVVGDGNGRVGFGYGKAREVPAAIQKAMEKARRNLTSVQLRGTTLQHPIKGRHSGSRVYMQPASEGTGIIAGGAMRAVLEVAGVQNVLSKAYGSTNPINIVRATIDALENMHSPQDVAAKRGLSVQEILG; from the coding sequence ATGTCTAAATTTGAAGCACAAGCCGGTAGTGATCTGAATGAAAAGCTTATCGCTGTAAACCGTGTGTCAAAAGTAGTTAAAGGTGGTCGTATCTTCAGCTTCACTGCGTTAACAGTAGTGGGTGACGGTAACGGTCGCGTAGGGTTTGGTTATGGTAAAGCACGTGAAGTTCCAGCTGCTATTCAAAAAGCAATGGAAAAAGCGCGTCGTAACCTTACTAGTGTACAGCTGAGAGGCACTACACTGCAGCATCCTATTAAGGGTCGCCACTCTGGGTCGCGTGTTTACATGCAACCTGCATCAGAGGGTACTGGTATTATTGCCGGTGGTGCGATGCGTGCTGTTCTAGAAGTTGCTGGTGTGCAGAACGTATTGTCTAAGGCATACGGTTCTACTAACCCAATTAACATTGTTCGCGCTACTATCGACGCTCTTGAGAATATGCATTCTCCACAAGACGTTGCTGCTAAGCGTGGCCTAAGCGTCCAAGAAATTCTGGGGTAA
- the rpsN gene encoding 30S ribosomal protein S14 encodes MAKQSMKAREAKREKTVARFAEKRAALKAIISSVNSSDEERWDAVLKLQSLPRDSSRSRQRNRCNVTGRPHGYLRKFGLSRIKLREAMMRGEVPGLKKASW; translated from the coding sequence ATGGCTAAACAATCAATGAAAGCTCGTGAAGCGAAACGTGAAAAAACCGTTGCTCGTTTCGCGGAAAAGCGCGCTGCGCTTAAAGCGATTATTAGCAGCGTGAACAGCTCTGATGAAGAGCGTTGGGACGCAGTGTTAAAATTGCAATCGTTACCTCGTGATTCAAGTCGGTCTCGTCAGCGTAACCGCTGTAACGTAACCGGCCGTCCTCATGGCTACCTACGCAAATTCGGCCTAAGCCGTATTAAATTGCGTGAAGCGATGATGCGCGGTGAGGTTCCTGGCCTTAAGAAAGCTAGTTGGTAA
- the rpsK gene encoding 30S ribosomal protein S11, translated as MAKTPTRARKRVKKQVADGMAHIHASFNNTIVTITDRQGNALSWATAGGSGFRGSRKSTPFAAQVAAERAAEAAKDYGLKNVEVFVNGPGPGRESSIRALHAAGFRVTNITDVTPIPHNGCRPPKKRRV; from the coding sequence ATGGCTAAAACTCCGACTCGCGCTCGTAAACGCGTAAAAAAACAAGTTGCTGATGGCATGGCTCATATCCATGCATCTTTCAACAATACTATCGTGACTATCACTGATCGTCAGGGCAACGCGCTTTCTTGGGCTACCGCAGGTGGTTCAGGTTTCCGTGGTTCTCGTAAGTCTACTCCGTTCGCTGCACAGGTTGCTGCTGAGCGTGCTGCTGAAGCAGCTAAAGACTACGGCCTTAAGAACGTAGAAGTGTTTGTAAACGGCCCAGGTCCTGGTCGTGAGTCTTCAATCCGTGCATTACATGCTGCGGGTTTCCGTGTGACTAACATCACCGACGTGACTCCGATTCCACACAATGGCTGTCGTCCACCTAAGAAACGCCGCGTGTAG
- a CDS encoding TonB-dependent receptor domain-containing protein: protein MKKFILLAAVAPAFGYAQAPQQAPQKEQPATMVVTANRMEQTEASVIAPLTVVNRSDIESSGAQDIIDVLSQQVGISVTRNGGKGHVESVFIRGTSSAQSLFLIDGVRINTATNGGAQLSLLPLEFVERIEILRGARASIYGADAVGGVINIITRPSFGSEYLGLKAAVGTQETGKLAARASGQLDNATQYNVIFSKDKSNGYDIRPQDNVDEDYGYDTFGGLLSLDHKFNQSWRGRVFLLLNDSESEFIQGGKALTKQKQTVYGASVNYAQDRINSEFALNSQQNRSDTAPADNFVDPQRYSTERVAANWLLGYQLNQQWLLQGGLDYQKDDISGTSLIYQQESRDNKAAHIGTRADFDQHTLEGSLRYDDNKHYGDHTTYNLGWAWQFQPSMRFNALHGTAFRAPTFNDLYYPGSENPSLKAETSTNSELGLELNLLQSQWQLNVFRNDVDNLIAWGCVARCDNDYSGTPDTWPLWTPDNVSDARIQGIEFQGEFSTAWVNHRLIVEFLDPKDRSTDKNLIRRPEEQVKYKADMYWQSLQVVVDFLWRGDSYEDAANTTTIDSHSVWDLSANYKFASGLRVDAKLRNVFDKQYSTVNDYQAQGRTFELGASYQF from the coding sequence ATGAAGAAGTTCATATTACTGGCCGCAGTAGCGCCAGCTTTTGGCTATGCCCAAGCCCCACAGCAAGCCCCCCAAAAAGAACAACCCGCTACCATGGTTGTTACCGCCAACCGCATGGAACAAACCGAAGCCAGTGTTATTGCGCCACTTACGGTGGTTAATCGCAGCGACATTGAAAGCAGTGGTGCTCAAGACATTATTGATGTGCTAAGTCAGCAAGTGGGTATTAGCGTTACCCGTAATGGCGGTAAAGGACATGTTGAGAGTGTATTTATTCGCGGTACCAGCTCTGCGCAATCTTTGTTTCTTATCGATGGTGTGAGAATAAATACTGCTACAAATGGTGGCGCGCAGTTGTCACTACTGCCCTTAGAATTTGTTGAGCGTATTGAGATTTTACGTGGTGCGAGAGCTTCGATTTACGGCGCGGATGCCGTAGGCGGGGTAATCAACATTATTACTCGTCCTAGTTTTGGCAGCGAATATCTCGGCTTGAAAGCAGCAGTTGGTACTCAAGAAACCGGCAAGCTTGCTGCTCGTGCAAGCGGACAGTTAGATAATGCGACGCAGTACAATGTTATTTTTAGCAAAGATAAGAGTAATGGCTACGATATTCGTCCACAAGATAACGTAGACGAAGACTATGGCTACGATACCTTTGGTGGATTGCTAAGCTTGGACCATAAGTTTAACCAATCTTGGCGTGGGCGAGTATTCTTGCTACTCAATGATAGCGAATCCGAGTTTATTCAAGGTGGTAAAGCTTTAACCAAGCAAAAGCAAACCGTTTACGGTGCTAGTGTTAATTATGCTCAAGACCGAATTAATAGTGAGTTTGCATTAAACTCCCAACAAAACCGATCGGATACAGCCCCAGCCGATAACTTTGTTGATCCTCAGCGCTATTCTACAGAACGAGTTGCAGCTAACTGGCTACTGGGCTACCAACTTAACCAGCAATGGTTATTGCAAGGCGGGCTTGATTATCAAAAAGATGATATTTCTGGCACAAGCTTGATTTATCAACAAGAAAGCCGAGATAACAAAGCTGCCCATATTGGTACGCGAGCAGACTTCGACCAGCATACTCTCGAGGGTAGTTTACGTTATGATGACAACAAACATTACGGTGACCACACTACCTATAACCTAGGTTGGGCTTGGCAGTTCCAACCGTCAATGCGTTTTAATGCATTGCATGGCACCGCCTTTAGAGCACCCACTTTTAACGATCTTTACTATCCAGGTAGCGAAAACCCTAGTTTAAAAGCAGAAACGTCAACGAATAGTGAGTTGGGCTTAGAGCTTAATTTACTGCAAAGCCAATGGCAGCTTAATGTATTTCGTAATGACGTGGATAATCTTATTGCTTGGGGGTGTGTGGCACGTTGTGATAACGACTACTCAGGAACGCCTGATACTTGGCCATTATGGACACCAGACAATGTAAGTGATGCCCGCATTCAGGGTATCGAGTTCCAAGGTGAGTTTTCTACAGCTTGGGTAAACCATAGACTCATTGTTGAATTTTTAGATCCAAAGGATCGTAGTACTGATAAAAACTTGATTCGTCGTCCAGAGGAGCAAGTTAAGTATAAAGCTGATATGTATTGGCAGAGCCTGCAAGTTGTCGTCGATTTCCTATGGCGCGGAGATTCGTATGAAGATGCTGCAAATACTACAACCATTGATAGCCATTCCGTTTGGGATCTAAGTGCAAACTATAAGTTTGCTAGCGGGTTACGTGTTGATGCGAAACTACGAAATGTATTTGATAAGCAATATTCAACTGTAAACGACTACCAAGCTCAAGGTCGTACCTTTGAGTTGGGCGCAAGTTACCAGTTTTAA
- the rplR gene encoding 50S ribosomal protein L18, with translation MEKKIARLRRATRTRKAMQELGKTRLVIHRTPRHIYAQVIAPDAQVIATASTVDKAVANGLESLGNVAAATAVGKAIAERAAEKGVTSVAFDRSGFKYHGRVAALAEAAREAGLQF, from the coding sequence ATGGAAAAGAAAATTGCTCGTCTGCGTCGTGCAACACGCACTCGCAAAGCTATGCAAGAGTTGGGTAAAACCCGCCTGGTGATTCACCGTACTCCGCGCCATATTTACGCGCAGGTGATTGCACCTGATGCACAGGTTATTGCCACAGCATCAACAGTAGATAAAGCCGTTGCTAACGGTCTTGAAAGTTTAGGTAATGTAGCTGCCGCTACTGCAGTAGGTAAAGCAATCGCTGAACGTGCTGCTGAAAAAGGCGTTACATCTGTAGCTTTTGACCGTTCAGGCTTTAAGTACCACGGCCGCGTAGCTGCGCTTGCAGAAGCAGCACGTGAAGCTGGTCTTCAGTTCTAA
- the rpsD gene encoding 30S ribosomal protein S4, giving the protein MARYLGPKLKLSRREGTDLFLKSGVRAIDTKCKLDTAPGQHGARKARLSDYGLQLREKQKVRRLYGILEKQFRNYYKAAARLKGNTGENLLQLLESRLDNVVYRLGFGATRAEARQLVSHKAILVNGKVVNIPSYKVLPEDVISVREKSKKQARIVASLEIAGQREAASWVEVDATKMEGTFKRLPERADLSAEINEQLIVELYSK; this is encoded by the coding sequence ATGGCAAGATATTTAGGTCCAAAGCTTAAACTTAGCCGTCGTGAAGGTACCGATCTTTTCTTGAAAAGTGGCGTACGTGCGATCGACACAAAGTGTAAGCTGGATACAGCACCTGGACAACACGGTGCACGTAAAGCGCGTCTTTCAGACTACGGTTTACAGCTTCGTGAGAAGCAAAAAGTTCGTCGTTTATACGGCATTCTTGAAAAGCAATTCCGCAACTACTACAAAGCCGCTGCACGCCTAAAAGGCAACACCGGTGAAAACTTGCTGCAATTGTTAGAAAGTCGTTTGGATAACGTTGTTTACCGTTTGGGTTTCGGTGCTACTCGCGCTGAAGCTCGTCAGCTAGTTAGCCACAAAGCTATTCTAGTAAACGGTAAAGTGGTAAACATTCCTTCTTACAAGGTTCTACCAGAAGACGTTATCAGTGTTCGCGAAAAATCTAAGAAGCAAGCGCGTATTGTTGCATCTTTAGAAATCGCTGGACAACGTGAAGCGGCATCGTGGGTAGAAGTAGACGCAACTAAGATGGAAGGCACTTTCAAACGCCTACCTGAGCGCGCTGACTTGTCTGCGGAAATTAACGAACAGCTGATCGTCGAACTTTACTCTAAGTAA
- the rplO gene encoding 50S ribosomal protein L15 translates to MRLNTLSPAAGSKPNAKRVGRGIGSGLGKTGGRGHKGQKSRSGGSVRPGFEGGQMPLKQRLPKFGFTSRKSMVTAEVRTSELAKVTADVVDLDALKAAGLITRNIKFAKVVLSGEVKAPVTLRGLRVTKGALAAIEAAGGKIEE, encoded by the coding sequence ATGCGTTTGAATACTCTTTCTCCAGCTGCTGGCTCAAAGCCAAATGCTAAGCGTGTAGGTCGTGGTATCGGTTCTGGTTTAGGTAAAACCGGTGGTCGTGGTCACAAAGGTCAGAAATCTCGTTCTGGCGGTAGTGTGCGCCCAGGTTTCGAAGGCGGTCAAATGCCATTGAAACAACGTTTGCCTAAATTTGGTTTTACTTCACGTAAATCAATGGTAACTGCTGAAGTTCGCACTAGTGAGCTAGCTAAAGTTACTGCTGACGTGGTAGATTTGGACGCTTTGAAGGCGGCTGGTCTTATTACTCGCAACATTAAGTTTGCAAAAGTAGTACTATCTGGCGAAGTTAAAGCACCAGTTACCTTACGTGGCCTGCGTGTAACTAAAGGCGCACTAGCAGCTATTGAAGCTGCTGGCGGTAAAATCGAGGAATAG
- the rpmD gene encoding 50S ribosomal protein L30, whose protein sequence is MSNKIKVTQTKSAIGRLPKHRATLTGLGLRRINHTVELEDTPCVRGMINKVSYMVKVEGE, encoded by the coding sequence ATGTCGAACAAAATTAAAGTAACACAGACCAAAAGTGCAATCGGCCGTTTGCCTAAGCACCGTGCGACCCTAACAGGTCTAGGTCTTCGTCGCATTAACCATACTGTAGAGCTAGAGGATACTCCTTGTGTTCGCGGTATGATTAATAAAGTTTCTTACATGGTTAAGGTTGAGGGAGAATAA
- a CDS encoding RNA recognition motif domain-containing protein: protein MKNSSLSVVILIAVAVAAYFVAAAVAPLQPLYLSIAVIVGGAIVLLSSNGATSDEQPASSSTTESSDVVETQTLYVGNLPYRANESAIRKLFSDYGQVVSVRLLKDKQTGKRRGFGFVEMAAKDASKAVEALNEQEFQQRTLKVREANERKEA, encoded by the coding sequence ATGAAAAATTCCAGTTTATCTGTTGTCATACTTATAGCGGTAGCAGTTGCTGCCTATTTTGTCGCTGCCGCAGTCGCTCCTCTACAGCCTTTATACCTATCTATAGCAGTAATTGTTGGCGGCGCCATCGTATTGTTAAGTTCTAACGGTGCTACTAGCGACGAACAACCAGCAAGTTCATCAACGACTGAATCATCAGACGTTGTGGAAACACAAACCCTATACGTTGGTAATCTACCCTATCGTGCAAACGAGTCAGCTATTCGCAAATTATTCTCAGATTACGGCCAAGTAGTATCAGTGCGTTTATTGAAAGATAAGCAAACCGGTAAACGTCGCGGCTTTGGTTTTGTTGAAATGGCAGCTAAAGATGCATCAAAAGCAGTGGAAGCCCTAAACGAACAAGAGTTTCAACAACGCACTTTAAAGGTTCGTGAAGCGAATGAGCGTAAAGAAGCCTAA
- the rplX gene encoding 50S ribosomal protein L24 — translation MANKIQKGDEVIVIAGKDKGKRGSVTKVLPTGKLFVEGVNVIKKHQKPNPQLGVAGGIVEKEAALDASNVAIFNPATGKADRVGFRFEDDKKVRVFKSSNEIVK, via the coding sequence ATGGCTAATAAAATCCAAAAAGGCGATGAAGTAATAGTTATTGCAGGTAAAGACAAAGGCAAACGCGGTAGCGTAACCAAAGTTTTACCTACTGGAAAACTATTCGTTGAAGGCGTGAATGTAATCAAGAAGCACCAAAAGCCAAACCCACAATTGGGTGTTGCTGGCGGTATTGTTGAGAAAGAAGCGGCCCTTGATGCATCAAACGTAGCGATTTTTAACCCTGCCACTGGCAAGGCTGATCGCGTTGGTTTCCGATTTGAAGACGACAAAAAAGTTCGTGTATTCAAATCGTCTAATGAAATTGTAAAGTAA
- the murI gene encoding glutamate racemase → MHVLVFDSGVGGLSVLEQLQQRNPNMQYSYLFDNLYFPYGELDDQQLITRVVELLTKAVNKFNPDLVVVACNSASTLSLPSLRETLSIPIVGVVPAIKSAANKSITRHFGVLATPGTVERSYTEQLIADFAKDCRVELLGSTLLVQLAEQKLAGESIALEDIEQALASWLLFDDLDCVVLGCTHFPLLKDEIQQVLGERVCLVDSGAAIANRVNSLLSTKEALDLTQKKAEAHAYCTMRPANSSLLKQLQAYQLSSLQLFT, encoded by the coding sequence ATGCACGTTCTTGTTTTTGATTCTGGTGTGGGTGGTTTATCTGTTTTAGAGCAACTGCAGCAGCGAAACCCTAATATGCAATACAGCTACTTGTTCGATAACCTTTATTTTCCCTATGGGGAGTTAGATGACCAACAGCTGATTACCCGTGTGGTCGAACTGCTTACTAAGGCAGTAAATAAGTTCAACCCCGATCTGGTGGTTGTAGCGTGTAATTCTGCCAGTACCTTATCCCTTCCTTCTTTGCGCGAAACTCTCTCCATACCAATAGTTGGCGTTGTGCCGGCGATAAAATCTGCTGCGAATAAAAGCATCACTCGCCACTTTGGTGTATTGGCGACCCCCGGTACCGTAGAGCGCAGTTATACTGAACAACTTATTGCAGACTTTGCTAAAGATTGTCGCGTTGAGTTACTCGGCTCTACTTTATTAGTGCAATTAGCAGAGCAAAAACTAGCGGGCGAATCTATAGCGCTTGAAGATATAGAGCAGGCGTTAGCGTCGTGGTTATTGTTTGATGATCTAGATTGCGTGGTATTAGGCTGCACGCATTTCCCCTTATTAAAGGATGAAATCCAGCAAGTATTGGGTGAGCGAGTATGTTTGGTTGATTCCGGCGCGGCGATAGCCAATCGTGTAAATAGTTTACTATCAACTAAAGAGGCCTTAGATTTAACCCAAAAAAAAGCGGAAGCTCATGCTTACTGCACTATGCGTCCCGCTAATTCTTCGTTGTTAAAACAGCTACAAGCTTATCAACTAAGTAGCTTGCAACTATTTACTTAG
- the rplE gene encoding 50S ribosomal protein L5 gives MAKLHDLYKETVTPELLKEFGYKSIMQVPRIEKITLNMGVGEAVNDKKVLEHAIADLAAISGQKPLTTKARKSVAGFKIRDGYPIGCKVTLRGERMWEFLERLISIAIPRVRDFRGLNAKSFDGRGNYSMGVREQIIFPEIDYDKVDKVRGMDITITTTAETNEEGRALLAAFNFPFRK, from the coding sequence ATGGCGAAACTGCATGACCTATATAAGGAAACTGTAACGCCTGAACTCTTAAAGGAGTTCGGTTACAAATCCATCATGCAAGTCCCTCGGATTGAGAAAATCACCCTTAACATGGGTGTGGGTGAAGCGGTTAATGACAAGAAAGTACTAGAGCACGCAATTGCTGATCTAGCGGCTATCTCAGGTCAAAAACCACTTACTACCAAAGCTCGTAAATCTGTAGCAGGCTTCAAAATCCGTGATGGATACCCAATTGGTTGTAAAGTGACTCTACGCGGTGAGCGTATGTGGGAGTTTTTAGAGCGTTTGATTTCGATCGCTATTCCTCGTGTTCGAGATTTCCGTGGTTTGAATGCTAAGTCATTCGACGGCCGTGGTAATTACAGCATGGGTGTACGTGAGCAAATCATCTTCCCTGAAATCGATTATGACAAAGTTGATAAGGTTCGTGGTATGGATATTACTATCACTACTACTGCCGAAACCAACGAGGAAGGCCGCGCTCTGCTGGCTGCCTTTAACTTCCCATTCCGTAAGTAA
- the rpsH gene encoding 30S ribosomal protein S8, producing the protein MSMQDPIADMLTRVRNGQSANKVSVVMPSSKVKVAIANLLQEEGYITGYAVTGDVKKSLEVTLKYFEGKKVIEKIERVSRPGLRIYKGAKDLPKVMGGLGVAIVSTSKGVMTDRAARKAGMGGEIVCYVA; encoded by the coding sequence ATGAGCATGCAAGATCCTATTGCAGATATGTTGACTCGCGTTCGCAACGGTCAATCAGCAAATAAAGTATCTGTTGTTATGCCTTCATCTAAAGTAAAAGTGGCAATTGCTAACTTGTTGCAAGAAGAAGGTTATATCACAGGATACGCTGTGACTGGTGACGTGAAAAAGTCATTAGAAGTTACCCTCAAGTACTTTGAAGGTAAAAAAGTTATTGAAAAGATTGAACGTGTAAGCCGTCCAGGTTTGCGCATTTATAAAGGTGCTAAAGACCTGCCTAAAGTTATGGGTGGCCTTGGCGTTGCAATCGTTTCTACATCTAAAGGCGTTATGACTGACCGTGCAGCACGTAAAGCTGGCATGGGCGGTGAAATCGTCTGTTACGTAGCTTAA
- the secY gene encoding preprotein translocase subunit SecY: MAKNPGTASASAQGGLSELKSRLLFVLGAIIVFRAGSFVPLPGIDAAVLAALFDQQKGTILEMFNMFSGGALSRASIFALGIMPYISASIIIQLLTVVHPTLAELKKEGESGRRKISQYTRYSTLVLATFQAIGIATGLPNMMAGLVINPGLPFYFTAVVSLVTGTMFLMWLGEQITERGIGNGISILIFAGIVAGLPSAIGQTAEQARQGELHLLLLLFIVALVFAVTFFVVFVERGQRRIVVNYAKRQQGRKVFAAQSTHLPLKVNMAGVIPAIFASSIILFPGTLAQWFGQNEGLSFLSDLSLTLQPGQPLYVFLYAAAIIFFCFFYTALVFNPRETADNLKKSGAFIPGIRPGEQTSRYIDKVMTRLTLAGALYITFVCLIPEFMMIGMNVQFYFGGTSLLIVVVVIMDFMAQVQTHLMSHQYGSVLKKANLKGYGR; encoded by the coding sequence ATGGCTAAGAATCCAGGAACAGCATCAGCAAGTGCACAAGGCGGCTTAAGCGAGCTTAAGAGTCGTTTATTATTTGTGCTTGGAGCAATTATCGTGTTCCGAGCCGGCTCCTTTGTGCCGTTACCTGGGATTGATGCCGCTGTACTGGCCGCGTTGTTTGACCAGCAGAAGGGTACCATTCTGGAAATGTTTAATATGTTTTCAGGTGGTGCACTTTCACGTGCGTCTATTTTCGCGTTAGGTATCATGCCGTATATTTCGGCATCGATTATCATCCAGTTATTGACTGTTGTTCACCCAACCCTTGCCGAACTTAAAAAGGAAGGCGAGTCGGGTCGACGTAAAATCAGTCAATACACGCGTTATAGCACACTGGTTCTAGCAACCTTCCAAGCTATTGGTATTGCTACTGGCTTACCAAATATGATGGCTGGTCTGGTTATTAACCCAGGCCTACCATTCTATTTCACTGCGGTGGTTAGCTTGGTAACGGGAACAATGTTCCTAATGTGGTTAGGTGAGCAAATTACTGAACGCGGTATTGGCAACGGGATCTCGATTCTGATTTTTGCTGGTATTGTGGCAGGATTGCCTTCTGCAATCGGTCAGACGGCTGAGCAGGCGCGTCAAGGAGAGTTACATTTGTTGTTACTCTTGTTCATCGTTGCTCTTGTATTTGCGGTGACCTTCTTTGTGGTATTTGTAGAACGTGGACAACGTCGTATCGTTGTTAACTATGCAAAACGCCAACAAGGTCGCAAAGTGTTTGCTGCGCAAAGCACACATTTACCACTTAAGGTAAACATGGCGGGTGTTATCCCAGCTATTTTTGCTTCAAGTATTATTCTGTTCCCTGGCACATTAGCTCAGTGGTTTGGTCAAAATGAAGGCTTGTCTTTCTTATCTGACTTATCGCTAACGCTACAACCTGGGCAACCGTTATATGTGTTCTTGTATGCAGCAGCCATTATCTTCTTTTGCTTCTTCTATACAGCGTTGGTATTTAACCCTCGCGAAACAGCAGACAACTTGAAGAAGAGTGGCGCGTTCATTCCGGGTATTCGCCCTGGTGAGCAAACCTCGCGATACATCGACAAGGTGATGACTCGTTTAACCCTAGCTGGTGCTTTGTACATCACGTTTGTATGTTTAATTCCTGAGTTTATGATGATCGGAATGAACGTTCAGTTCTACTTCGGTGGTACTTCGCTACTTATTGTAGTGGTGGTTATCATGGACTTTATGGCTCAGGTCCAAACCCATTTGATGTCTCATCAATATGGTTCGGTTCTGAAAAAAGCTAATCTTAAAGGTTACGGCCGATAG
- the rpsM gene encoding 30S ribosomal protein S13, translated as MARIAGINIPDQKHAVIALTAIFGIGLTRSQKICAAAGIAEDVKIRELDETQIDKLRDEVAKFTVEGDLRREVSMNIKRLMDLGCYRGLRHRRSLPLRGQRTKTNARTRKGPRKPIKK; from the coding sequence ATGGCCCGTATAGCCGGCATTAACATTCCTGATCAGAAGCACGCAGTTATTGCTTTAACTGCAATCTTCGGCATTGGCTTAACCCGTTCACAGAAAATCTGTGCGGCAGCCGGTATCGCTGAAGATGTTAAGATCAGAGAACTTGACGAAACACAAATCGATAAACTTCGTGACGAAGTAGCTAAATTCACCGTTGAAGGTGATCTACGCCGTGAAGTATCTATGAACATTAAGCGCTTGATGGACCTCGGTTGTTACCGTGGACTTCGTCATCGTCGCAGTTTGCCCCTTCGCGGTCAGCGCACTAAAACTAATGCGCGCACCCGTAAAGGTCCTCGCAAACCTATTAAGAAATAA
- the rpmJ gene encoding 50S ribosomal protein L36, whose translation MKVRASVKKICRNCKVIKRNGVVRVICSEPKHKQRQG comes from the coding sequence ATGAAAGTACGTGCATCCGTTAAGAAAATCTGCCGTAACTGTAAAGTTATTAAGCGCAACGGTGTTGTGCGTGTAATTTGCAGTGAGCCAAAGCATAAACAGCGCCAAGGCTAG
- the rplN gene encoding 50S ribosomal protein L14, whose translation MIQMQSTMDVADNSGARLVQCIKVLGGSHRRYARIGDIIKVTVKEAIPRGKVKKGDVMNAVVVRTRKGVRRPDGSVIRFDRNAAVILNANNQPIGTRIFGPVTRELRNEQFMKIVSLAPEVL comes from the coding sequence ATGATCCAAATGCAATCTACTATGGACGTGGCGGACAATTCCGGCGCGCGCCTTGTACAGTGTATTAAGGTCCTAGGTGGTTCGCACCGCCGTTATGCACGAATTGGCGACATCATTAAAGTTACTGTTAAGGAAGCAATTCCTCGCGGTAAAGTTAAGAAAGGTGACGTTATGAATGCTGTGGTAGTGCGTACTAGAAAAGGCGTTCGTCGTCCTGATGGTTCTGTAATTCGTTTTGACCGCAATGCAGCGGTTATCTTGAATGCAAACAATCAGCCTATTGGTACTCGTATCTTTGGTCCTGTGACACGTGAACTGCGAAATGAACAGTTCATGAAAATTGTGTCTCTAGCGCCAGAAGTACTTTAA